One Luteibacter sp. 9135 DNA segment encodes these proteins:
- a CDS encoding ABC transporter substrate-binding protein → MSDYRNRLGTLAVSAMFAATAAPVALADTTLTIGTVNNADMVRMQALSPEYERQHPGVHLNWVVLEENTLRQRLTTDIATHGGQFDVITIGAYEAPLWGKQQWLKPLDNLPADYDGNDLMKNVREQLTVDNHLYAVPFYAEASITYFRTDLFAKAHLTMPAEPTWEQVKGFAQKLHDPANGVYGICLRGKAGWGENMALLGTIVNSYGGRWFDEQWHPQIDTPEWHQAVNFYVDLLKTYGPPGPSDNGFNENLALFAAGKCAMWVDASVGGGTVTDPKESKVVGKVGFARSPHQLTDRGSSWLWVWSLAIPASSRQTDAARDFILWATSRPYLKMVADKYGEQATPPGTRESTYANAAYIAAAPFAKVTYDSLKAVDPAHPTLKPVPYKGIQIVSIPEFQAVATLVGRQIAGALAGRGNVDDLLHTAQDAVSRTMKRAGYYDNKPVIQKESP, encoded by the coding sequence ATGAGCGATTACCGGAACCGGCTCGGCACCCTCGCCGTCTCGGCGATGTTCGCGGCGACGGCGGCACCTGTCGCCCTCGCGGACACCACGCTGACCATCGGCACCGTCAACAACGCCGACATGGTGCGCATGCAGGCGCTGTCGCCGGAGTACGAGCGCCAGCATCCCGGCGTGCACCTCAACTGGGTGGTGCTGGAAGAGAACACCCTGCGCCAGCGGCTTACCACCGACATCGCTACCCACGGTGGCCAGTTCGACGTGATCACCATCGGCGCGTACGAGGCGCCACTGTGGGGTAAGCAGCAGTGGCTGAAGCCGCTGGACAACCTGCCCGCCGATTACGACGGCAACGATCTGATGAAGAACGTGCGCGAACAGCTGACGGTGGACAACCACCTGTACGCGGTGCCGTTCTACGCCGAGGCCAGCATCACCTACTTCCGCACCGACCTGTTCGCCAAGGCCCACCTGACCATGCCGGCCGAGCCGACCTGGGAGCAGGTGAAGGGCTTTGCGCAGAAGCTGCACGATCCGGCCAACGGCGTATACGGCATCTGTCTGCGCGGCAAGGCAGGCTGGGGCGAGAACATGGCCCTGCTGGGCACCATCGTCAACAGCTACGGCGGACGCTGGTTCGACGAGCAGTGGCACCCGCAGATCGATACGCCGGAATGGCACCAGGCCGTGAACTTCTACGTGGACCTGCTGAAGACATACGGGCCGCCCGGCCCGTCCGACAACGGCTTCAACGAGAACCTGGCCTTGTTCGCCGCGGGCAAGTGCGCCATGTGGGTCGATGCCAGCGTCGGCGGCGGTACCGTTACCGATCCGAAGGAAAGCAAGGTGGTCGGCAAGGTCGGCTTCGCGCGCTCGCCGCACCAGCTTACCGATCGCGGCTCGTCGTGGTTGTGGGTGTGGTCGCTGGCCATCCCGGCCAGCTCGCGCCAGACCGACGCCGCGCGTGACTTCATCCTCTGGGCCACGTCCAGGCCCTACCTGAAGATGGTCGCCGATAAGTACGGCGAGCAGGCCACGCCACCCGGCACGCGTGAATCAACCTACGCCAACGCCGCCTACATCGCGGCCGCGCCCTTCGCGAAAGTGACCTACGACTCGCTCAAGGCCGTCGACCCGGCGCACCCGACGCTCAAGCCCGTGCCCTACAAGGGCATCCAGATCGTATCGATCCCCGAGTTCCAGGCCGTCGCCACGCTGGTCGGCCGGCAGATCGCCGGGGCACTGGCCGGCCGCGGGAACGTGGACGACCTGCTGCACACGGCACAGGACGCGGTGAGCCGCACCATGAAGCGTGCCGGCTATTACGACAACAAGCCCGTCATCCAGAAGGAGTCGCCGTAA
- the leuD gene encoding 3-isopropylmalate dehydratase small subunit, with translation MSQTSRPLAYVHSRTAVLRNENIDTDRIIPARFLTTTERTGLGKHCFQDWRYAADGSDDPAFPLNQPEARGCAILVAGHNFGCGSSREHAPWALLDYGIQAVISSEIADIFRGNSLKNGLLAIVVGTAEHRWLLDNPGVELRIDIAEGTIALPEGGITRFDLDAFSRHCLLNGVDQMGFLLQHEADIATFETHREKAA, from the coding sequence ATGAGCCAGACCAGCCGACCGCTCGCCTACGTGCATTCGCGCACGGCGGTGTTGCGCAACGAAAACATCGATACGGACCGGATCATTCCGGCGCGCTTCCTCACCACCACCGAACGCACCGGACTGGGCAAGCACTGCTTCCAGGACTGGCGTTACGCCGCCGACGGCAGCGACGACCCGGCGTTCCCCCTGAACCAGCCGGAAGCACGCGGCTGCGCGATCCTGGTCGCCGGCCACAACTTCGGCTGCGGCTCGTCGCGTGAGCACGCCCCCTGGGCGCTGCTGGACTACGGCATCCAGGCGGTGATCTCCAGCGAGATCGCGGACATCTTCCGTGGCAACTCGCTGAAGAACGGCCTGCTGGCCATCGTCGTCGGCACCGCCGAGCACCGCTGGCTGCTCGACAACCCCGGCGTCGAACTGCGGATCGATATCGCCGAGGGCACCATCGCGCTGCCCGAGGGCGGCATCACCCGTTTCGATCTGGACGCCTTCTCGCGTCACTGCCTGCTCAACGGTGTCGACCAGATGGGTTTCCTGCTGCAGCACGAGGCGGATATCGCCACCTTCGAAACCCACCGGGAGAAAGCCGCATGA
- a CDS encoding carbohydrate ABC transporter permease, whose product MAKTHRNPLARTLRIVASWIVALVVFFPILWMVLTSFKSELDAFSMPPHFLFAPTLENYEQILARANYLHYAWNSIVTAGGATILGMLVAVPAAYAFAYHPTAKTKSVLLWMLSTKMLPSVGVLVPIYLICRDLNMLDSKAALIVIFALINLPIMVWMIYTYFRDIPYDILEAARMDGASTTQTMFRVLIPVSRGGLASTALLCLILSWNEAFWSLNLTTTSAAPLTALVASFSSPEGLFWAKLSAVSTLACAPILVLGWLSQRQLVRGLTFGAVK is encoded by the coding sequence ATGGCCAAGACCCACCGTAACCCGCTCGCCCGCACGCTGCGCATCGTCGCCTCATGGATCGTCGCCCTCGTCGTGTTCTTCCCCATCCTGTGGATGGTGCTGACCAGCTTCAAATCCGAGCTGGATGCCTTCAGCATGCCGCCGCACTTCCTGTTCGCGCCCACACTGGAAAACTACGAACAGATCCTCGCACGTGCCAACTACCTGCACTACGCGTGGAACTCCATCGTCACCGCCGGCGGTGCCACGATCCTGGGCATGCTGGTGGCCGTCCCGGCCGCCTATGCCTTCGCCTACCACCCGACGGCGAAGACCAAGAGCGTGCTGCTGTGGATGCTCTCGACCAAGATGCTGCCGAGCGTGGGCGTGCTGGTGCCGATCTACCTGATCTGCCGCGACCTGAACATGCTCGATTCCAAGGCCGCGCTGATCGTGATCTTCGCGCTGATCAACCTGCCGATCATGGTCTGGATGATCTACACCTACTTCCGCGACATTCCCTACGACATCCTGGAAGCCGCGCGCATGGACGGCGCCAGCACGACGCAGACGATGTTCCGGGTGCTGATTCCCGTGAGCCGCGGCGGCCTGGCCTCCACGGCGCTGCTGTGCCTGATCCTCTCGTGGAACGAGGCGTTCTGGTCGCTCAACCTCACTACCACCAGCGCCGCGCCACTGACGGCACTGGTGGCCTCGTTCTCCAGTCCCGAGGGGCTGTTCTGGGCGAAGCTTTCCGCCGTGTCCACCCTGGCCTGCGCACCCATCCTGGTGCTGGGCTGGCTGTCGCAGCGCCAGCTCGTCCGCGGTCTCACCTTCGGCGCAGTCAAATAG
- the ilvB gene encoding biosynthetic-type acetolactate synthase large subunit produces MTGADIVVQVLADEGLDVLFGYSGGAILPVYDAVFRYNALHTRDDGNEPMPLIVPANEQGACFMAAGYARASGRVGVALVTSGPGATNAVTPVRDCMADSVPVVVVCGQVPTAAIGTDAFQEAPISTIMGACAKHVFLVTDPSTLEATLRTAFHIARSGRPGPVVVDIPKDVQNAPLTFEGSRELAVRGYRSRLHAVESATIDDAHCAAFFDRLARAKRPLIYAGGGVVSASASAVLREFAHAFGMPVVTTLMGIGGFDTTDPLALHMLGMHGTAYANYAMDDSDFVFALGARFDDRVVGVPARFAPSARTIAQIDIDPAEIGKVKAVDWHHVGTLDASLQRLLDYGKCIGFTSDLTDWHAHVAALKTTHAMDFCRDSKSIQPCAVIQAINRITDGRAIISTGVGQHQMWAAQYFDFREPRRWLTSGSMGTMGFGLPAAIGAQFARRDLTVIDIDGDASIRMNIGEMETVTTYGLPVKVVVLNNSGDGMVRQWQKLFFKGRFSASDKSLHKKDFVRAAHADGFEWAQRLDDPAAIETTIADFLAFDGPAFLEVVIDAEAGVYPMVGPGATYAEMITGDWIASRTAPTITTAEPTGMF; encoded by the coding sequence ATGACCGGCGCTGATATCGTCGTGCAGGTACTTGCCGACGAGGGTCTCGACGTACTCTTCGGTTACTCCGGCGGCGCCATCCTTCCCGTTTACGACGCCGTGTTCCGCTACAACGCGCTGCATACCCGCGACGACGGCAACGAACCGATGCCGCTGATCGTTCCCGCCAACGAGCAGGGTGCGTGCTTCATGGCCGCCGGCTACGCAAGGGCCTCCGGCCGTGTCGGTGTCGCGCTGGTGACCTCCGGCCCCGGTGCCACCAACGCGGTGACGCCCGTGCGTGACTGCATGGCCGATTCCGTTCCCGTCGTGGTCGTCTGCGGGCAGGTACCCACCGCCGCCATCGGCACCGATGCCTTCCAGGAAGCCCCCATCAGCACCATCATGGGTGCCTGCGCCAAACACGTGTTTCTCGTGACCGATCCCTCCACGCTGGAGGCCACCCTGCGCACGGCGTTCCACATCGCCCGCAGCGGTCGCCCCGGCCCCGTGGTGGTCGATATCCCCAAGGATGTCCAGAACGCACCACTAACATTCGAGGGCAGCCGCGAACTGGCTGTGCGCGGTTACCGGTCGCGTCTGCATGCCGTGGAGTCCGCGACCATCGACGACGCCCACTGCGCCGCCTTCTTCGATCGCCTGGCCCGCGCGAAGCGTCCCTTGATCTACGCCGGTGGCGGTGTCGTCTCCGCCAGCGCCTCGGCGGTGCTCCGCGAGTTCGCGCATGCCTTTGGCATGCCCGTCGTGACCACGCTGATGGGCATTGGCGGTTTCGACACCACCGATCCGCTGGCGCTACACATGCTGGGCATGCACGGCACGGCCTATGCCAACTACGCGATGGACGACAGCGATTTCGTTTTCGCGCTGGGCGCACGCTTCGACGACCGCGTGGTCGGCGTGCCGGCCCGCTTCGCGCCGAGTGCACGCACCATCGCGCAGATCGACATCGATCCGGCGGAGATCGGCAAGGTGAAAGCCGTGGACTGGCACCACGTCGGTACACTGGATGCGTCGCTGCAACGCTTGCTGGATTACGGCAAGTGCATCGGCTTCACGTCGGACCTCACCGATTGGCACGCCCATGTTGCGGCACTGAAGACCACCCACGCCATGGACTTCTGTCGCGACAGCAAGAGCATCCAGCCGTGTGCGGTCATCCAGGCGATCAACCGCATCACCGATGGCCGCGCGATCATCAGCACCGGCGTGGGACAACACCAGATGTGGGCTGCGCAGTATTTCGATTTCCGCGAGCCCCGCCGCTGGCTGACCTCCGGCTCCATGGGCACGATGGGCTTCGGCCTGCCCGCGGCCATCGGCGCCCAGTTCGCACGACGCGACCTCACCGTGATCGACATCGACGGCGATGCCAGCATCCGCATGAATATCGGCGAGATGGAAACCGTCACCACGTATGGCCTGCCGGTGAAGGTGGTGGTACTGAACAACAGCGGCGACGGCATGGTGCGCCAGTGGCAGAAACTGTTCTTCAAGGGGCGGTTCTCCGCGTCGGACAAGAGCCTGCACAAAAAGGACTTCGTACGCGCCGCCCATGCCGACGGTTTCGAATGGGCGCAGCGCCTCGACGATCCCGCCGCCATCGAGACGACGATCGCCGATTTCCTGGCCTTCGACGGCCCGGCGTTCCTCGAGGTGGTGATCGATGCGGAAGCCGGTGTCTACCCGATGGTCGGACCGGGCGCCACCTATGCCGAGATGATCACCGGCGATTGGATCGCCAGCCGTACGGCACCGACGATCACCACTGCCGAACCCACAGGGATGTTCTGA
- a CDS encoding short chain dehydrogenase, which produces MKILIVGAGGTLGRAVAAELGVRHDIVTAGRTSGDLRVDLRDGASVEAMYREAGPLDAVVCAAGKVPFAPLGELTEAKYLEGLNDKLLGQVRLVRSGVASLGDGGSFTLITGILTEQPILAGACASMVNGAVEGYVRGAAIELPRGIRINAVSPSVLTEAMEAYGPFFRGFEPVSAASAARAFSRSVEGRETGRVYKVW; this is translated from the coding sequence ATGAAGATCCTCATCGTCGGTGCCGGCGGCACCCTGGGCCGGGCCGTCGCGGCGGAGCTGGGCGTCCGCCACGATATCGTGACGGCCGGCCGCACCAGCGGCGATCTGCGCGTGGACCTGCGTGACGGCGCGAGCGTGGAGGCGATGTACCGCGAGGCCGGTCCGCTCGACGCGGTGGTCTGCGCGGCCGGAAAGGTGCCTTTCGCTCCGCTCGGCGAGTTGACCGAGGCGAAGTACCTCGAAGGTTTGAATGACAAGCTGCTGGGCCAGGTGCGCCTGGTCCGCTCCGGAGTCGCCTCGCTCGGCGACGGCGGGTCGTTCACGCTCATCACCGGCATCCTGACCGAGCAACCGATCCTCGCCGGTGCCTGCGCCAGCATGGTCAACGGCGCGGTGGAAGGCTACGTGCGCGGCGCGGCGATCGAATTGCCCCGCGGTATCCGGATCAACGCGGTGAGCCCGAGCGTGCTGACGGAAGCCATGGAAGCGTACGGCCCCTTCTTCCGTGGCTTCGAGCCGGTCAGCGCCGCCAGTGCCGCACGTGCGTTTTCGCGTTCGGTGGAAGGTCGCGAGACGGGGCGGGTTTACAAGGTCTGGTAG
- the ilvN gene encoding acetolactate synthase small subunit, producing MRHLISMLLQNEAGALARVAGLFASRGYNIESLTVAATHDVDASRLTLVIFGDDEVIEQIIKQSAKLIDVLEIAELTRRDYVERELLVARVEADDDATDLCLARFGGRLLQRAAGQSVVEYTGRADEVDAFLDALRQAGEIVDHARSGIAALERPVALA from the coding sequence ATGCGCCACCTGATCTCCATGCTGTTGCAGAACGAAGCCGGCGCCCTGGCGCGCGTGGCCGGACTGTTCGCATCGCGCGGTTACAACATCGAGTCGCTCACCGTCGCCGCCACGCACGACGTGGATGCCTCGCGGCTCACCTTGGTAATCTTCGGCGACGACGAGGTGATCGAACAGATCATCAAGCAGTCGGCCAAGCTGATCGACGTGCTCGAGATTGCCGAACTGACCCGACGCGACTATGTGGAACGGGAGCTGCTGGTGGCGCGCGTCGAGGCGGACGACGACGCCACCGACCTCTGCCTGGCCCGATTTGGCGGGCGTCTGTTGCAGCGCGCGGCGGGGCAGTCGGTGGTGGAATACACCGGCCGTGCCGACGAGGTGGACGCGTTCCTCGATGCCCTGCGCCAGGCCGGTGAGATCGTTGACCACGCGCGCAGCGGCATCGCGGCGCTGGAGCGGCCGGTGGCGCTGGCTTGA
- the ilvD gene encoding dihydroxy-acid dehydratase: MRSDAIKTGPDRAPARAMLRATGLDDEAIARPMVAIVHSWSNVSPCNLNLRDLAEAAADGVRAAGGTPVEFNTIAVTDGIAMGTSGMRSSLVSREIITDSIELAVDGHCLDAMVVLCGCDKTIPAAAMALARLNIPGVALYGGSIDHGTHNGCPITVQQVFEAVGAHGAGKIDDAELDEVERHACPGAGACGGQYTANTMAMVLTTLGLSPVGLNDIPATHPAKRDAAFRCGELAMACLEADRKPRDIMTRAAFDNAARMVAGTAGSTNAVLHLLAMANEARVPLSIEDFEPASVHTPVIADLMPGGRFSAVELTAAGGTTIVARELRKGGMLVDTPTVTGRSLFAELDAAPAATEGQQVVRPVDTPFKPRGGYSILYGNLSPEGCILKLAGHGRTSHAGPARVFESEEDAFAAVKGGRIRAGDVLVIRNEGPAGGPGMREMLAVTAALIGRGLGNDVALITDGRFSGATHGFMVGHIAPEAARGGPIGLIREGDAIFIDAASRELRTDADLASRRAAWRPGPPKVARGVLAKYARLVGSAAEGAVTQAFDDAPATAAESTRREFAEADCTQELIGN; this comes from the coding sequence CTGCGCAGCGACGCGATCAAGACCGGTCCGGACCGGGCCCCGGCACGCGCCATGCTGCGCGCCACCGGCCTGGACGACGAAGCCATCGCGCGGCCGATGGTGGCCATCGTGCACAGCTGGTCCAACGTCTCCCCGTGCAATCTCAACCTGCGCGACCTCGCCGAGGCGGCTGCGGACGGCGTGCGCGCGGCGGGCGGCACGCCGGTGGAGTTCAACACCATCGCGGTCACCGACGGCATCGCCATGGGCACGAGCGGCATGCGTTCGTCGCTGGTCAGCCGCGAGATCATCACCGACTCCATCGAGCTTGCAGTGGACGGCCATTGCCTGGATGCCATGGTGGTGCTGTGCGGCTGCGACAAGACGATCCCCGCCGCGGCCATGGCCCTGGCACGGCTGAACATACCCGGCGTGGCGCTGTATGGCGGCAGCATCGACCACGGCACGCACAACGGCTGCCCGATCACCGTGCAACAGGTGTTCGAGGCGGTGGGCGCGCACGGCGCGGGCAAGATCGACGACGCGGAACTGGATGAGGTGGAACGCCACGCCTGCCCCGGTGCCGGTGCGTGCGGTGGCCAGTACACCGCCAACACGATGGCGATGGTGCTGACCACGCTCGGGCTGTCCCCGGTGGGACTGAACGACATTCCGGCGACACACCCGGCCAAGCGCGACGCCGCTTTCCGTTGCGGCGAACTGGCCATGGCCTGCCTGGAAGCCGACCGCAAGCCGCGCGACATCATGACCCGCGCCGCCTTCGACAACGCCGCACGCATGGTCGCCGGCACGGCGGGCTCCACCAATGCCGTGCTGCACCTGCTGGCCATGGCCAACGAAGCGCGCGTGCCGCTGTCCATCGAGGACTTCGAGCCGGCCTCGGTCCACACCCCGGTGATCGCCGACCTCATGCCCGGCGGCCGGTTCAGCGCCGTGGAACTGACCGCGGCCGGCGGCACCACCATCGTCGCCCGCGAGTTGCGCAAGGGCGGCATGTTGGTCGATACGCCCACTGTCACCGGACGCAGCCTGTTCGCCGAACTGGATGCCGCACCTGCGGCGACCGAAGGACAGCAGGTGGTGCGCCCCGTCGACACGCCGTTCAAGCCGCGCGGCGGCTACAGCATCCTCTACGGCAACCTGTCGCCGGAGGGCTGCATCCTCAAGCTGGCCGGCCACGGCCGCACCAGCCATGCCGGGCCAGCGCGCGTGTTCGAAAGCGAGGAAGACGCCTTCGCCGCGGTCAAGGGCGGCCGTATCCGTGCCGGCGATGTCCTGGTCATCCGCAACGAAGGCCCGGCCGGCGGACCGGGCATGCGCGAGATGCTAGCGGTCACCGCCGCGCTGATCGGTCGCGGTCTGGGCAACGACGTGGCGCTGATCACCGACGGCCGTTTCAGCGGCGCCACCCACGGCTTCATGGTCGGTCACATCGCGCCCGAAGCCGCACGCGGCGGCCCCATCGGCCTGATCCGCGAGGGCGACGCCATCTTCATCGATGCCGCCAGCCGCGAACTGCGCACGGACGCGGACCTGGCCTCCCGCCGCGCCGCGTGGCGACCGGGACCGCCGAAGGTGGCGCGCGGGGTGCTCGCCAAATACGCGCGACTGGTCGGCTCCGCCGCCGAGGGCGCCGTGACGCAGGCCTTCGACGATGCGCCCGCCACCGCCGCCGAATCCACGCGCCGCGAATTCGCCGAAGCGGACTGCACGCAGGAACTGATCGGCAACTGA
- a CDS encoding carbohydrate ABC transporter permease, with protein sequence MSARIRKRPERLLAQPAIIMLLAWMIVPLAMTLYFSTQYYNLLYPGKSAFVGLENFAYFFAYPSFWTSILNTILLVGSVLVVTVVGGVLISVLVDETFPGQGIVRMLLISPFFIMPTVAALVWKNLMMNPVSGFLAWVWKLFGATPVNWFADWPLLSVIIVVSWEWLPFAILIFVTALQSLDREQMEAARMDGARGLAIFRYLTLPHLARPIAVVVMVEAIFLLNIFAEIFVTTNGGPGDATTNIPYLVYTQALLEFDVGAASAGGLVAVVLANIMAVVLIRLIGKSLTEKA encoded by the coding sequence ATGAGCGCGCGTATCCGCAAACGTCCGGAGCGGCTGCTCGCGCAGCCCGCCATCATCATGCTGCTGGCCTGGATGATCGTGCCGCTGGCGATGACGCTGTACTTCTCCACGCAGTACTACAACCTGCTGTACCCGGGAAAGTCAGCCTTCGTGGGCCTGGAGAATTTCGCCTACTTCTTCGCCTATCCCAGCTTCTGGACGTCGATCCTCAACACGATCCTGCTGGTGGGCAGCGTGCTGGTGGTCACCGTGGTCGGCGGGGTGCTGATATCCGTACTGGTGGACGAGACGTTCCCCGGCCAGGGCATCGTGCGCATGCTGCTGATCTCGCCGTTCTTCATCATGCCGACCGTGGCCGCGCTGGTCTGGAAGAACCTGATGATGAACCCGGTGTCCGGCTTCCTCGCCTGGGTGTGGAAGCTGTTCGGTGCCACGCCGGTGAACTGGTTCGCGGACTGGCCGTTGCTGTCGGTCATCATCGTGGTGTCGTGGGAATGGCTGCCGTTCGCCATCCTGATCTTCGTCACCGCGCTGCAATCGCTGGACCGTGAACAGATGGAAGCGGCCCGGATGGACGGCGCACGCGGCCTGGCCATCTTCCGCTACCTCACCCTGCCCCATCTCGCCCGCCCCATCGCCGTGGTCGTGATGGTGGAGGCCATCTTCCTGCTCAACATCTTCGCCGAGATCTTCGTCACCACCAACGGTGGTCCAGGCGATGCGACCACCAACATCCCGTACCTGGTCTACACGCAGGCTTTGCTGGAGTTCGACGTGGGTGCGGCGTCCGCCGGCGGCCTGGTCGCGGTGGTGCTGGCCAACATCATGGCGGTGGTGCTGATCCGCCTGATCGGCAAATCGCTGACCGAGAAGGCATGA
- a CDS encoding helix-turn-helix domain-containing protein, producing the protein MNRRAALSLPPPMADTSALGREQDLLGLSDEPSIHYLEHGSRSRLIRWHYHPAYELHLIVSTEGTAYVGDYEGRFSPYTLMLTGPNVPHNWVTDAHCEPSVLRDRVILFSETFVRRFTEFFPSARHVKSLLLEEARYGIRFSPELGRQLEPLFRRVSDHPGLRRVASFFEMVEALSEDATRCPLSSRPFQASADPGQSMKLHRAVAFIDRHYAGDVSLKAVAGRLDMSESAFSRFFHQHTGYRFIDYVNQTRVQHACEKLSGSAVSITDICYEVGFSNLSNFNRRFLALTGMTPRDYRMRHREASAEA; encoded by the coding sequence ATGAATCGTCGCGCCGCCCTTTCGCTGCCGCCGCCCATGGCCGATACCTCGGCGCTCGGTCGTGAGCAGGACCTGCTCGGCCTGTCCGACGAGCCGTCCATCCATTACCTGGAACACGGCTCGCGCAGCCGGCTGATCCGCTGGCATTACCACCCCGCATATGAGCTGCACCTCATCGTCTCGACGGAGGGTACGGCCTACGTCGGCGATTACGAGGGCCGCTTCTCGCCCTACACCCTGATGCTCACGGGACCCAACGTGCCGCACAACTGGGTGACCGACGCGCACTGCGAACCCTCGGTCCTGCGCGACCGCGTGATCCTTTTCTCAGAGACCTTCGTGCGCCGGTTCACCGAGTTCTTCCCGTCGGCACGTCACGTGAAGTCGTTGCTCCTGGAAGAAGCGCGCTATGGCATACGTTTCTCGCCCGAGCTGGGACGGCAGCTGGAACCGCTGTTCCGCCGTGTGTCCGATCATCCGGGCCTGCGCCGCGTGGCCAGCTTCTTCGAGATGGTGGAGGCGCTTTCCGAGGATGCCACGCGCTGCCCGCTGAGCAGTCGTCCATTCCAGGCATCGGCGGACCCGGGGCAGTCGATGAAACTGCACCGCGCCGTCGCCTTCATCGACCGTCACTACGCCGGCGATGTATCGCTCAAGGCCGTGGCCGGACGTCTGGACATGTCTGAGTCGGCGTTCTCGCGGTTTTTCCACCAGCACACCGGGTATCGCTTCATCGACTACGTGAACCAGACACGCGTGCAACACGCGTGCGAGAAATTGTCGGGCTCCGCGGTGTCGATCACCGACATCTGCTACGAGGTCGGCTTCAGCAACCTCTCCAATTTCAATCGTCGCTTCCTCGCCCTGACCGGCATGACGCCGCGTGACTATCGCATGCGACATCGTGAGGCGAGCGCCGAGGCGTGA
- the leuB gene encoding 3-isopropylmalate dehydrogenase, translating into MKASIVVLPGDGIGPEVAAAGVAVLTAIADRFGHAFTFTEHAIGGDAIDRFGDPLPPATREALLAADAILLGAVGGPKWSDPNAAVRPEQGLLAMRKLLGVFANVRPLKLHPRTAALSPLKPERTKGVDLVFIRELTGGIYFGAKTRSETDATDECRYSVVEIERVVRHAFELARTRRRKVTSVDKANVLETSRLWRSVTTRVAAEYPDVALEHQLVDSMAMHLLTRPADYDVIVTENMFGDILTDEASVLAGSLGLSPSASLGGPGAGVYEPIHGSAPDIAGQSLANPLGTILSTAMLLRHSLGLAAEAAVVEAAVDHVLEHANLTRDLGGSASTHDVTRAVLDACHTEAEAL; encoded by the coding sequence ATGAAGGCGTCCATCGTCGTATTGCCGGGCGACGGCATCGGCCCGGAAGTGGCTGCCGCCGGCGTGGCCGTGCTGACCGCCATCGCCGATCGTTTCGGCCATGCATTCACTTTTACCGAGCATGCCATCGGCGGGGATGCGATCGATCGCTTCGGCGATCCGCTGCCGCCCGCCACGCGCGAGGCGCTGCTCGCCGCCGACGCTATCCTGCTGGGCGCCGTGGGCGGACCGAAGTGGTCGGACCCGAACGCGGCCGTGCGCCCGGAACAGGGCCTTCTGGCCATGCGCAAGCTGCTGGGCGTGTTCGCCAACGTGCGTCCGCTGAAACTGCATCCGCGCACCGCCGCGCTGTCGCCGCTGAAACCCGAGCGCACCAAGGGCGTAGACCTGGTGTTCATCCGCGAGCTCACCGGCGGCATCTATTTCGGTGCGAAGACGCGCAGCGAGACGGACGCCACGGACGAATGCCGCTACAGCGTGGTGGAGATCGAGCGCGTGGTACGTCATGCGTTCGAGCTGGCTCGCACGCGGCGGCGCAAGGTCACCTCGGTGGACAAGGCCAACGTGCTGGAAACCTCGCGCCTGTGGCGTTCGGTGACCACCCGTGTGGCCGCCGAGTATCCCGACGTGGCGCTGGAACACCAGCTGGTGGATTCGATGGCCATGCACCTGCTGACCCGACCCGCCGACTACGACGTGATCGTGACCGAGAACATGTTCGGCGACATCCTGACCGACGAAGCCTCGGTGCTGGCCGGCTCGCTGGGCCTGTCGCCGTCGGCGTCGCTGGGTGGCCCGGGCGCCGGCGTCTACGAGCCCATCCACGGTTCCGCGCCCGACATCGCCGGGCAGTCGCTGGCCAACCCCCTCGGCACCATCCTTTCCACCGCGATGCTGCTGCGCCATTCGCTCGGCTTGGCCGCCGAGGCCGCCGTGGTGGAAGCCGCGGTGGACCACGTGCTCGAGCACGCCAACCTCACCCGCGACCTGGGCGGCAGCGCAAGCACGCATGACGTGACCCGCGCTGTCCTGGACGCCTGTCATACCGAAGCGGAGGCCCTGTGA